From the Porites lutea chromosome 5, jaPorLute2.1, whole genome shotgun sequence genome, the window TTGGAGGGATGCTACTCGCTCACACAGATACAAAGTCTGTGTCCAAGTTAAAGAAGGCAAGGGTATCTGGGCTATCAAAGAAGGGTAGATGGTAAATGGGTTAAGGGTAGGTGGAccccgggggcgggggggtactcccatacattacctatacgggtatgtgccgcccaacggggtcgtgattttgaagctcctgatttagaacggggtatccatttcagaggcgttttctagaacggggtataaaaaattgtggatcgcggctttatcttctgcttaaaattgttgctgattatgaagaagcatttatttgatgtataagtcgaacaaataaagaaatatctttttaaaaaaacagggctatttcaatttacaaactttctagaacggagtataaacaattggcccatttctagaatggggtattagttttagggcgaattctagaaaggggtgtaaaaaattggcccatttctagaacggggtatcaattttaggagaaattttttttagagaggggtgccaatttggagtcccgggaggcacatacccacccaaaaaatacccaagtgcccccccgggaCCACAGCACCCCGCCCCTGACTCTGTCTCTGGCATGTCTTGCATGTGTGGTATTAATTTCTGCACTCACCTCAGCCCCTCCGCCTAATGCTCTTCCTTCAACTGCAGCCACGCTGATAAGGGGAAGCCTTCCCAGCCGACTAAGCGTTCTTTGCATGAAGGCACACATGATGTTCCCTTCTTCCGGAGTATTGATCGCCTTAACAACGCTTAAATCACCTCCCGAACAAAAATATCCTTCACTACCACGTAAAACAAGAGCTTTGCCATCTTGCCATTGTTCAAGTTCGTCAACAGCCTCGGCTAGTTTCACCATCATATAGCCTGTCAAAGCATTTTTACGCTCGGGATTCATGAGTGTTATTACTGCAATTCCCCGCTGGTTTTCCCGCAGTTTAGTTACCGTAACATCGCCGCGTCCTAGACCTTTGAACTTGTCACGAACATGGGCTTCGTCAAACGATATTAGGGTAGAGAGCGTTCTTCTGAAATCAACTAAAGCAAAACGTCCTTTTCTTGCGAGGGAAAAACGCATTTTGATTTCTCCAGCTCCAGTGACCTTGCTAACATGCTACTACTCAAGCTGCATCAGagagttcctttttttttcggctGGATTTTGTTGAAGTACTCGCATGCGCCGCCATATTGGCCGCAGAAGCCTGGTGAAGAGTACTAACTAGCGGGAAAAAACAAAGCGCGTAAAAATGCGCGTAAACTACAGTTACGTGGGATTTCCTACACACATTtattgggcgcgatccattcaaccaaaatttccggaaatttcggtccaaaactcaatggatcggttcggtccaa encodes:
- the LOC140938576 gene encoding ethylmalonyl-CoA decarboxylase-like, translated to MRFSLARKGRFALVDFRRTLSTLISFDEAHVRDKFKGLGRGDVTVTKLRENQRGIAVITLMNPERKNALTGYMMVKLAEAVDELEQWQDGKALVLRGSEGYFCSGGDLSVVKAINTPEEGNIMCAFMQRTLSRLGRLPLISVAAVEGRALGGGAELAVACDFRLMSKSAEIRFVQVKMGLTPGWGGGTRLVRLLGQQQALQLLGKGQKVDLSYGRQLGLVDGELPTNQDVVTSCCDWLSEFLEADTSVLRGIKGVVSAGDHLGNQDELDKERSIFTSVWGAEANKQALEQSMKHN